One Vitis vinifera cultivar Pinot Noir 40024 chromosome 15, ASM3070453v1 genomic window, TATGGTtgaaacccataaaaaaaaaattgctaatcTCACACAACCCATTGTTTCTTTTTACTGTTTTCAGGTAGTTTCAGTGTTAGTTGCGGTGGTTTTGTTGCTGAGTGTAAGCAGAGGTGAGTGCagaaaaggaagaattttggAGGCTTTGGAGTATTCAGCCATAAGTTGCAGAGCACACAGCGCTTCATTGGTGGATTTCGGAGGAGTTGGTGACGGGCAAACGTTGAACACGAAGGCGTTTCAAGATGCAGTGAGTGAGTTGAGCAAGTATGGATCGGAGGGCGGAGCTCAGCTGTATGTTCCTGCCGGAAAATGGTTAACCGGCAGCTTCAGCCTCACCAGCCACTTCACTCTCTTTCTCCATAGAGATGCTGTTCTTCTTGCTTCTCAAGTCTCTCACCTCCACTTccttttttgatttatttatttatttttattctttatattttcctttttagatTTTTGTTATGGGTGAATAAAAATTGGCAATTGTGAATTAATCAACTGGTGTAGGATATAAGCCAATGGCCGGTGATCAAACCATTGCCATCGTACGGTCGAGGACGAGACGCAGCAGCAGGAAGATACACCAGTCTCATATTCGGCACAAACCTCACTGATGTCATTATTACTGGTAATTAacgtaattttaaaaataaaatattggatttttttctttttttgttaatattaattataactaaAGTGGGGCCCACGTGGTATCAGGTGACAATGGGACAATCGACGGCCAGGGTGGTCTGTGGTGGCAGCGATTCCACGGGGGCAAACTCAAGTACACCCGGCCGTACCTGATCGAGCTCATGTACTCTGCTGATATTCAGATTTCTAATCTGACGCTCCTCAACTCGCCTTCATGGAACGTTCATCCTGTCTACAGCAGGTGATCATTTCCCATGACTCACCCTTTTGCTTTTCCAGTTATAATGTTATTCCATCCCGCAGCTCATCTGCATCAAGTTTCAAGCTTCCTCACTGAACTGTCCACGTGGCAAACTTGAGTTGGTTCGATgagtaattttatttattttttattgcagAAATATTCTTATTCAAGGTATTACGATCCTTGCGCCTGTAAGATCACCAAACACCGATGGAATCAATCCAGGTTCGTCCATTGCCTGATCTTAAATTCACAGCCGCAGGATCAGATGACTTTAACATCAAACTATTAGTACCAATGAACCAACCCGTTAGCCATTTGATTAGCTGACTTCCAATTTTCAAACCATCGAAGGGCTTAACATAACGTGTTACCCATTTGATTAGATGACTTCAAACCATCCAAGGATCAAATGTTGTCTAAACCCGATTAGACCTTTTCCCAATCCATCAATCCCGAAATTACCCGGCCCATTCAGTCTGACCGCTAAACCTGATTGGTGGCTAGGATCATTCTAACTTAAAATTTGATTCTATTTTGATTTCACATTCAGATTCTTGCACAAACACAAGGATTGAAGACTGCTACATTGTATCTGGAGATGACTGCGTGGCAGTTAAAAGCGGTTGGGATGAGTATGGCATAGCTTACGGTATGCCCACAAAACAGTTGGTGATCAGACGGCTCACATGCATTTCACCCTACAGTGCTGTGATTGCATTAGGGAGTGAGATGTCGGGTGGGATCCAAGACGTCAGGGCCGAAGACATTGTGGCCATCAATTCGGAATCTGGGATCAGGATCAAGACTGGCATAGGGAGAGGAGGCTATGTGAAAGACATATATGTAAGAGGAATGACTATGAAGACTATGAAATGGGCCTTCTGGATGACTGGGAACTATGGGTCTCATGCAGACAATCACTATGACCCAAAGGCATTTCCAGTGATTCAAGGAATCAATTACAGAGACATGGTGGCTGAGAATGTGTCAATGGCAGCTAGACTAGAGGGAATTCCCAGTGACCCATTCACCGGAATCTGCATTTCTAACGTCACAATTCATTTAGCCGCAAAAGCGAAGAAAGTACCTTGGACATGCACTGATGTTGAGGGGATCTCAAGCGGCGTCACGCCTACACCATGCAGCACGTTGCCTGATCAGGGTCCAGAGAAGACGTCTTTATGCAATTTTCCTGCAGAGAGTTTGCCAATAGATACAGTAGAGTTACAGAAGTGTTCTTacggaataaattattatccGTGAATTTCTTCGATGTGTACCACAGTGATAACAATCTATGTACTTTTTTCATGTCATTTACCTTAAAGCAAAGAACTCAGTATTCTCTCTAAAATTCTATGCAAGGAGTCATGCCAAAGGATCAACCAAAGAAAAAGATTGTCAAGGCTTAAGTTCACAGAACCAATATTACATATCATTACAAGTTCCATCACGaacaatgatgagaaaagaTGATGGGATCAGTCTAGGAAACAGAAACAAATTGTTTGGAAATTATTCATGTCATACTAAATACTTCAAAACCTGGAAACATACGGGGAGCAATGATACAACTTTGCATTGCAGAATCTCTTCGCTGCAATTAGTTTCTAGCACTAAACTCTGCTCCTAGGCCAACTATGACACAAAGGAAGAAGATCCTGCaccaagaagaaaatggagtcTATGAATATTATGCTGAGAAACCCTGCAAATGGTTCTGCCTCAGCTTCTTCATCAGCCTTTGAATATTACGAGCACTGAAAGAAGAGAAATTAAGTGTGAGAGATCTTATGAGGACATGTTCTAAGTAAAATCCCACTATCTCCAAAGCAtgattcaccatttttttttctagggaGATTATGATGGTTTCATATATAGCATTCTTGGAAATCATAGCCATGGCCTACCTTTTCTAGTGTTTACAACAACATGATCACATACTTCTCAATGAACTGGTGGGTCTGGATTGAATTTTACGGATTCCCTCCAGATGAGTTCTTTGATATTCTCTTCAGTAAATGATGGTTGCTCGAAATCAAAAACAAAAGGCCTTGGACAAACGGGCTCCTCATTGATATCATGAAGAGGTGCCAAGTATGGATGAGACAGTGCCCCTTCAACtgcaaacaaaaggaaaaaatgagcaTAAATAAGCACATAGAACTCCAATAATAAGAATAGtataatttaagaaatttttcccAAAGATCTAAAACCAACACCATAATACTATTGCTCTTCCCGACTAGAGATTTCCTTAATGAGaattcatacatttttttttaaataaagtttgatAAATTCTATTATTGTCATTGGTTGCTTTTTGAACCCATAAACACTTCTCATAATTTCCTAAAGTTGTATCATTAATGCCAAAGAATTCCTGAATTTGGAATTGGTCACTATGTTATAAGCCATAAGATAAATATGCAGAACTTACCTGTAATGCGCCTGTTTGGATCAAATACAAGCATTTTTTCTAGCAAATCAATAGCTCCAGGAGACATATTAGGAAATCTAGCCTGAAATTGTTGTCTCGGGTATTGTGGTAGCTGCCTAACATATCTTCGGGCATTATCACTTCGAAGAAACCCAAGGCTAGAGTCATCAGGTGAACCTATAAGCttttcaaggaaaaagaaaaacaaagcaagtaTCAGAATTGAACCAAATGCTATAAGAGAAACAGAAACTTCACCTTCCAACAATGCCACCACCAGTTCTCAGTTTCTATACAGTCAAGCACAACAAAGCCCAAAAGTTCAAGTACTTtcctaataaataataaaaggaagTGGGGAGGGAAGGGAGAGTTTGCAATTCCAAAATCATCTTCCTCCTTATCTCTAATATCCATTTGCCCAAGATGATTTCCTGTTTCTCTTATTCTACACTAATCACCTGTAGATCTCCAACCTAAATTTTGATATCCCAGGTTCAAATTTCAGGCTTGTGTAATTGCCAACATTGGTCATACAGCTATGGGTAAAGAAAAATGGGATCTCACTGAGTCTAGCTGACAGGTGAAAAGAGCAAGCACAGGACCACTGAGCAACAGACAGAAGGTATGAAAGAGTCAAGAAAGTTGGGGTAACCAAGATTCTGAAAGCAAAGTGGACTTTGAAGCAAAATAGCATCTAAGTGTATTCCTTACTGCAGTGAGCAGAAATGACAAAATAAGGGTGCCCCATAAAAGATGGTGAGAACACTTTGGTAATGGATAACACCAGCAGCAAAGGTGTTCTACAGtattcaattgaaaaaaaatgtcagACAGTAGGTTTAACTCAAAAGGTTTCCATAAAGCATACCTCTGTGATAAGTCTCAGCTGATGGACATAATCTCTGCCAGGAAACAGAGGTTGCCTTGTCATGATTTCTCCAAGGATACAACCCACTGACCAAATATCAATTGCCGCAGTGTATTCTGAACAATTAAGGAGCAATTCTGGTGCACGATACCATCGGGTAACAACATACTCAGTCATGAAGTCTGTTTCAGATGTCGTCCTCGCAAGTCCAAAATCCCCAATCTTAAGATCACAATTTGCATTCAGAAGCAAATTACTCGGCTTCAAATCACGATGCAAGACATTTGCTGAGTGTACATATTTAAGTCCTCGTAACACCTGATACAGGAAGTACTGCAGAGAGTAGAATTGGAGTGTCATTGACATCTCAGTTCGGTATCATAGAAATCATACAGAAAAGATGTTATATTTGCACTTACAAAAATCCCACAGtaaattcaacaaattaaattataaatagatATTTCTCAACATGAAGAGGGGtggtaaaatttaaatttttaggaCTGGCAACTAAACCAAAAATATGAGTAGATAGGATATAACATGAGAAATTGAGCATGAGTGTGCTATGTTTCTTAACTCTTTTCTTTGATATCATGATCTTTATCTTCATAAATGTATCAGAAAATGAGTTGATAAAACTGATCTTGAAAACTGTCACCATGCAACAGTCCAATGGTGATAGTACTCTAGTAATTAGCAGTACCAATACAAGGTAATTGTAGAATTGCTTTATTAATGAGTTGCAGGCATCAAAATCCTGGACTAATTCTATGGAGGCAATGGGCTGAAATAGTAAACATGAGCAATGACAATTCAAAGTGATTTGTTGCAATGATATAGATAAAGTGCTCCAATAAAAGTTTGTGGTGCCAAACCCGGCAGTGGTCATCATTCAGTGGTTGGTTGGAACGTATTATCTGATGCAGATCAGTGTCCATTAATTCATAAACAATGTAGACATCATTGAAGTTCTCCCTCTTAGGTGGCCGTATGATGTCTTTCAAGACAATAACCTGCGGAGGATAAGAACTGATAGTAAATATATTATTCCACCAGGAGGAACATAAAAAATTCTAGAACCTGAATCCAACAAACGAACCAAAGTAACTAAAGCCGATAAGAAGAATCAGTGATTGAAGGAAACTAACAGTTTCTTGTCATAAGACTATAGTCACAAAAACAAAGTATTCTGATGGTTTCAAAACTTAGAAAAAACAAAGTCTCATGAAGGaaacaaaaacatttaaaaGGATGTCAGTGGCATCCCTGAGAATGAAGCCCAAATGTGAGCCTACACAAGCTTGGGCTAGGGTCAGTTCAGGCTTCAGGCCAGATCTTTTATACCCCTAGATACACTCAAGTTGGAAACCTCCAACATTAAACAATCATGGATTAAAATATTGCAGGATAGGGGAAAGATCTCTGTTGTTATGTTGGAATTCAATCAACAAAATAGAACCTTGTCTGAATTATAATTTCAGTCCATGTTTACCGCTTAAAGTGGCAGTGAAATCTTGTAGTACCTAGGGAGAAGGGTCACAAAATCCCAAATACAACCCCAATACAACAAGGCACAATAGCTTATTCTGACCATTAAGAGCGTAGGACAAATACTGTTTCTGCTCTTCCCCCTAGGGTATTCCAAATTTCATTCTAATAACAACATGCTGCCTTTGCAAATATAAGGTCTGAGGTCACCGGTACTCTTATTGTAAGGAGCTAACCCATCTTCCTTTCTCCACTAAGATTTGAAGCCTAGATACCTTTTCCATGGTTTATCAATTTATGTAGCTCAAATTACTCAATATGATGCTTCCCTAAATATTATGATGCCAGGTGTTTTGCTTTATAACAAACGCATGAGCATTCACCATACTTGTGTGTTTCTGTATTAATAGACAAGGAAAAACCAGTAAATATTTACAAAAGGATGGGCAAGGTCATAGAGTTCCATCCTagcaaaaaaaaaggaaacagtTTTCTCTTTTTGCTAACTCCACAGCCCACACAACATATTTCATCAAACTCTTATGAAAATCTAACTTATATCACATTTATGATACTGGTCAGATAAATCATCTCTAAAACCGTTTCTAATCTATTGATCTGGATAGCTCGCTCACATCTactatggaggaaaaaaaattaaaataaaaggaaaaaaggtaaaaaaagaTATAAGCAATTGGCTAAGAAGAAAACAATTATTAGAGCAAAACACAATCATCTTGCCAAACAAAGACAGTAAAACTATAGAAGCAATAATTGGCCCGAGGTATGGAGGAACCAAAACTTACATTTTCATGATCCATGTGGCGAAGAAGCTTAATTTCCCGTAATGTCCGTTTGGCATCTATCCTATTATCAAATGCATTACCAATCTTCTTAATGGCAACTTCCTCCCGTGTCTCTGAGTTCATCGCAGCGctgaaggaaaggaaaaaaaacacatgttTCCTTCACATTGTTGATAAAACAGAGAAATGAAGTCAATTAGATGAAATTGTGTAGCTTCTATTGTGCCCTTAAGCAGATCATCCATGTAATAAATGCTCACCAGTACCCCTCTTAACACTAAAATCCCATTATTCTCAATTCCTTTTCTACGAGTTTGTTAACTTCAATAGTCTCAGTAGTTTCTAGTTCTATAGATACAGAGAAATATCCTAAAATTCTCACCTAAACCAAAACATCAACATCTCACAGAATCAAGAAACCAGGATATGGACcacaagaaaaatcaaaatttctacAGAAATTCAGCACGATCTTCAAAATTCACAAAAGCCCACTTCAATTTTTAAAcgataagcaaaaaaaaaccctcCACCAATAGAATATTCACAAAAAGAGCCAAAACCACGAAAATTCCCACAGCGATTGAACGAGATCATGAGAACTCATAAGAACCCACTTAAATTCTCAACCCAGCCACCAAAAAAGCTCAAAGAAACAAATCTCCAAAAATCAAAACCATGAAAATCCAAgcaataaatatttgaaagaaagaaaaaaaagcttaAACCCATAACAGTTCTTACCACACGATACCATAAGCACCACGACCCACAGGCCGAATTGGCGGCACGTACTTCCTAGAAACTTCGAAGAGGTTCCCATACACATTGTACTGAACATACCGTCCACCATGAGTCGACACTCCTCTGATATTCCCTTCAACTGAACCAGCGCTCGACTCCATAGACATGTCCGAGAAAATCGACCCCTAATTCCACTCACAAAACCCGAAACGAGAACGACTCAAGAAGGATTAGCCCCTAATAGCAGAGCCACTCCCAATTTGGCGTAAAAGCCAAGTCCGTGGAGACCTTGGAACCACAGCTGCTCGGCCTTTTTGACATTTCTTGGCCtttttctagagagagaaaggactGTAGAGGAAaagattttatatgaatttCCAGTGTGAAAGCGTGAACTTTAATGGAGAGGGCTTTTGAACTGGAAGTAGTTGGTTGAAAACCGTGAAGAAATGGACTTTCCCctgtttttttttacaattttaagattttatttcgATTTTTAAGAATTCGAATACTCTTTTTTAAGTTTAacaacatgtttttttattaattacattaaaaaatatataactttaaaaaatttataagatataatttgatatagatatatatatatataagaaattatttaatatttaataaaaaaaattataatatcaattttttttttttaattattgcttTAGCTTCAACtctaatttttaacaatttattatttaaccttttttttttcctttttgtgaaTTAGGTATGGGGATTCATTGTGGATGATTGACGTTTCAATTTCATGCAATAAAAGTCCTAAGAGTGTTGTCTGCTCTATCAATTTGGTCATATGATTCATGGGCCCACATTAAGAAATTTGGGCCACGAGCAGCCAATGATTCTAGTCTAAGATTGTGTGGTCAATGAGAAATTTGTAGCCGTGTTGCAGACTTTGACGAGAGGTTTAAGCTACCGTTTGGCACAAGGGAATTGCTAAGAAAATGAGGAGGAATCGATGTAAGACGAGTTTAAATGTTTGGAAAGTCTCGTCTCTTTATTCCTTGATTCATGAACAAAATAGCAAGTCGTTGTCAATTTTAATACATgctttttagttcttttttctgtataattttcaacaatttaactcctctttttttcttttatattctcacattttttttaacacttttgagtggATCTAAATTTGACCATTGaactaaaaatatcaaaataaataaataaataaaaagagagaaaaacttGAAGGACATGTTttgattgtaaaaataaaaataataaaaaatcattttcttatgtttgattttattatataaaaaattaaatataattaaaattttatatattttaaaattatttaatctttatatgaatttaaaaaaacatatcaaaataatttattaactttaaatttatttttttattttttttcctttcttttatatatatatatatatatatatatatatatatatatatatatatatatatatatatataaaataagataatcaAAGTGTAACAAAGAAACGAAAAAATCCTGAAActatagaataaaataataaagatgaaATCATATACATCattgattcttccttttcaacaaataccaattttttgtttttgaataaaTACCGATTAAGTATTGCAAAGGACACAAACCaacaaacttaaaaacaataatgTAAGCAATTATTTAAGGAGTGAGGATGACGTCAAAGGCATGGGCCCCATGAGATTTAAATAAATGGGATGGACCGTTGAGAAGATAATATCCAGAGTTATGAGGTGGGACACTAGTGGGTGGTAGGGTACATTTAAGAACttaatattaatagaatttATTGTGAGCATAGAGGAGAATCTCAAGGGGTTCACAAATCACAAGAGTGGATGTAATTGTATTTGTTATGGAAGGCTATATTAATCACAAGACAAATTGAGCCGTGCATGAAAAGGAAGTCTCTTGGGGTCTGGTTTCAACTTTGAACCATTCCACAGCTGCTTGCAGCATTGATTGACTTCTCTCAGAGAGATGGcgtgctatgaacaactcgagAATGTTATGATTCCaattcaatattatttatttctatttcaatgtttaatagaaataagaatataaataaataaaaattaatttctttttattttgaataaacattatttaaaaattttcttgttgattaaatataagattttaaaaaataacatttacttaatgaataaaatcataaaaatatgaaggcaaaataataattttaaaatattataccaTTTAATTCCACATCCCTAATTAACGAAGGGTATTGAAAtcattgttttcttcatttccaTTATCACTCATcacaatgtaaaa contains:
- the LOC100852927 gene encoding mitogen-activated protein kinase homolog MMK2 — its product is MSMESSAGSVEGNIRGVSTHGGRYVQYNVYGNLFEVSRKYVPPIRPVGRGAYGIVCAAMNSETREEVAIKKIGNAFDNRIDAKRTLREIKLLRHMDHENVIVLKDIIRPPKRENFNDVYIVYELMDTDLHQIIRSNQPLNDDHCRYFLYQVLRGLKYVHSANVLHRDLKPSNLLLNANCDLKIGDFGLARTTSETDFMTEYVVTRWYRAPELLLNCSEYTAAIDIWSVGCILGEIMTRQPLFPGRDYVHQLRLITELIGSPDDSSLGFLRSDNARRYVRQLPQYPRQQFQARFPNMSPGAIDLLEKMLVFDPNRRITVEGALSHPYLAPLHDINEEPVCPRPFVFDFEQPSFTEENIKELIWRESVKFNPDPPVH
- the LOC100852885 gene encoding probable polygalacturonase yields the protein MEMCKSPLTTQVVSVLVAVVLLLSVSRGECRKGRILEALEYSAISCRAHSASLVDFGGVGDGQTLNTKAFQDAVSELSKYGSEGGAQLYVPAGKWLTGSFSLTSHFTLFLHRDAVLLASQDISQWPVIKPLPSYGRGRDAAAGRYTSLIFGTNLTDVIITGDNGTIDGQGGLWWQRFHGGKLKYTRPYLIELMYSADIQISNLTLLNSPSWNVHPVYSRNILIQGITILAPVRSPNTDGINPDSCTNTRIEDCYIVSGDDCVAVKSGWDEYGIAYGMPTKQLVIRRLTCISPYSAVIALGSEMSGGIQDVRAEDIVAINSESGIRIKTGIGRGGYVKDIYVRGMTMKTMKWAFWMTGNYGSHADNHYDPKAFPVIQGINYRDMVAENVSMAARLEGIPSDPFTGICISNVTIHLAAKAKKVPWTCTDVEGISSGVTPTPCSTLPDQGPEKTSLCNFPAESLPIDTVELQKCSYGINYYP